One segment of Acidianus sp. HS-5 DNA contains the following:
- a CDS encoding transcriptional regulator, which yields MSDDLKKLMEILNDPALNNSMRLGILLALYGLESINFSQLLKILNIPKSSLYTHLQVLEEGGYIKMTKKLTPLGPRTFIEITDKGKEVMRQYSILVNKMSEKK from the coding sequence GTGAGTGATGACCTAAAGAAGCTAATGGAGATACTTAACGACCCCGCACTTAACAACTCGATGAGATTGGGGATTCTGCTAGCACTTTACGGTTTGGAGTCGATAAATTTCTCCCAGCTATTAAAGATCTTAAATATCCCAAAGAGCTCTCTTTACACTCACTTACAAGTCTTGGAAGAGGGAGGTTACATAAAGATGACAAAAAAGCTTACCCCATTGGGCCCTAGGACTTTTATAGAGATAACTGACAAAGGAAAAGAAGTAATGAGACAGTATTCAATTCTTGTAAATAAAATGTCTGAGAAAAAGTGA
- a CDS encoding antitoxin VapB family protein: MPKVITISDEVYEKLSKLKSNKSFSQIINELIEYYNETRKGRVEALDMIFGIISEEEAKELEKEVEEFRKNFKVRETW; the protein is encoded by the coding sequence ATGCCAAAAGTCATAACCATCTCTGACGAAGTATATGAGAAACTGTCAAAGCTTAAGAGTAATAAGTCGTTTAGTCAGATTATAAACGAATTAATTGAATATTATAACGAGACTAGGAAGGGAAGAGTAGAGGCCTTGGACATGATATTTGGAATAATTAGCGAAGAAGAGGCTAAAGAGCTAGAGAAGGAAGTGGAGGAATTTAGGAAGAACTTCAAAGTGAGGGAAACATGGTAG
- a CDS encoding type II toxin-antitoxin system VapC family toxin, which translates to MVVLDSNIIIRIMRGDKGLLDFIKDNFDAISTTVINVYEIMRGTYTNTLLKEFFDHIVIYPLSIDAVKIASDLYKTLKKSGKIKSDSDILIASIVKANNEVLLTKDKDFEDIKALGVNIEIIQ; encoded by the coding sequence ATGGTAGTACTTGATTCCAATATAATAATTAGGATAATGAGAGGAGATAAAGGTCTGCTGGACTTTATAAAAGATAATTTTGATGCCATTTCAACCACTGTAATCAACGTTTACGAAATTATGAGGGGGACTTACACTAATACCTTGTTAAAGGAATTTTTCGACCATATAGTCATTTACCCGCTAAGCATAGACGCTGTAAAAATCGCTTCAGATTTATATAAAACTTTGAAGAAAAGCGGTAAAATTAAGAGCGATTCTGACATACTAATAGCGTCAATTGTTAAGGCTAATAACGAAGTATTATTAACTAAAGATAAAGATTTTGAAGATATTAAGGCCTTGGGAGTAAATATAGAGATAATTCAGTAA
- a CDS encoding xanthine dehydrogenase family protein molybdopterin-binding subunit, which translates to MRRLDLEDVIKGKGNYVDDIPFSGYYGVFVRSQYPHAFIKKVDVEGARRKGALVFTAEDLRSMPSLSGKEEQEGSSSTSLLAFKKVRYVGEPIALVIAKGPYEATDLAEEVTVDYEPLPAVNNVDEALKNEVLVFEELHTNEVYKKAFEYGEMPRDDERIELNLYWSRSSGNPIETFGVIATPSEEVTIISNVQAPQFQSSEISKYFKVRVIPTRHGGSFGSKFSVTKYAIILGLASLKFHVPIKWIETRTEHLMASNSSGPERKFKVTAYFKRDGTITGLDFKVWEDIGASLYNGQAFKPTGILAGPYKVKNIRYDVSLVATNKNPPGAFRGAGTPPHTWALERTIDAIADELKMERLEVRRKNLIDSFPYDSPYAHYDSGNPKGLLELALSRKDIWSLREKGYGVGLACSTDPSTPSGQEGVKLSIKKGKVVLGIGYGPEGQGNEHVGKVLVSRLLKIPVEDVEVEMVSSDESPSSFGPGGSRMAVFLAGAIKGAVEELTSKLRRKYNAEYKDGYLVRGEERIPITSLDGEEVSHVYSQQGKTRFIAYPFACDIAVVKVDEETGLIKPVKLVVYLDPGTPLDEEVVKEQVIGGSAIGVSVALYENYIYENGQLLTLSLSDYGLPTADQMPEFEVNLVPTPSPYTPFGEKGIGEIPVGIAAAAVTSAVEDAIKRRINRVPIRLVDK; encoded by the coding sequence ATGAGAAGGTTAGATTTAGAGGATGTAATTAAAGGAAAGGGGAATTACGTAGACGATATCCCGTTCTCAGGTTATTACGGAGTATTCGTGAGGAGTCAATACCCCCATGCATTTATAAAGAAGGTAGACGTAGAAGGTGCAAGGAGAAAAGGAGCATTAGTTTTTACTGCAGAAGACCTACGCTCAATGCCTAGCCTTAGTGGAAAGGAAGAACAGGAAGGCAGTTCCTCCACATCCCTCTTAGCGTTTAAGAAAGTAAGGTACGTTGGAGAACCGATAGCCTTAGTTATTGCGAAAGGCCCTTACGAGGCGACAGACTTAGCAGAGGAAGTGACAGTAGATTACGAACCTTTGCCTGCAGTGAATAACGTAGACGAGGCACTGAAAAACGAGGTTCTAGTGTTCGAGGAGTTGCACACTAACGAAGTTTATAAGAAGGCTTTTGAGTACGGTGAAATGCCAAGAGATGACGAGAGGATAGAACTAAACCTATACTGGAGCAGGTCTTCCGGTAACCCTATAGAGACTTTCGGGGTAATTGCTACGCCAAGTGAGGAGGTAACTATTATCTCCAACGTTCAAGCGCCTCAGTTCCAGAGCAGTGAGATTTCAAAGTACTTTAAAGTGAGGGTTATACCAACTAGGCACGGTGGGAGTTTCGGCTCAAAGTTCTCCGTAACTAAGTATGCAATAATCCTAGGTTTAGCTTCACTTAAGTTCCACGTCCCAATTAAGTGGATAGAGACTAGGACGGAACACTTAATGGCCTCAAATTCCTCCGGTCCAGAGAGGAAGTTTAAGGTAACTGCTTACTTTAAGAGGGACGGGACGATCACCGGTTTAGACTTTAAGGTCTGGGAGGACATAGGTGCTTCCCTATACAACGGGCAGGCTTTTAAGCCAACGGGCATCCTAGCAGGCCCTTATAAGGTTAAGAACATAAGGTATGACGTAAGCTTAGTAGCTACTAATAAAAATCCTCCCGGTGCTTTTAGAGGTGCAGGTACTCCTCCTCATACTTGGGCTTTGGAGAGGACTATTGACGCAATAGCTGATGAACTTAAGATGGAAAGGCTCGAGGTAAGGAGGAAGAACTTAATAGATTCATTTCCATACGATTCTCCTTATGCACATTACGATTCAGGAAACCCTAAGGGTCTTCTAGAGTTAGCTTTATCCAGAAAGGACATCTGGAGCCTCAGAGAGAAAGGATACGGAGTTGGGCTGGCTTGTTCTACAGACCCTAGTACTCCTTCTGGACAGGAAGGAGTAAAGCTGTCTATAAAGAAGGGTAAAGTGGTTTTGGGCATAGGTTACGGTCCGGAAGGTCAGGGTAATGAGCATGTAGGTAAGGTATTGGTATCAAGACTCTTGAAGATCCCTGTGGAGGACGTTGAAGTTGAGATGGTCAGCAGTGACGAGTCCCCTTCAAGCTTCGGTCCCGGAGGTAGTAGGATGGCTGTGTTTTTAGCTGGAGCTATTAAAGGTGCAGTTGAGGAGCTTACAAGTAAGCTGAGGAGGAAGTATAATGCTGAATACAAGGACGGCTACCTCGTGAGGGGAGAGGAGAGGATTCCAATAACCTCCTTGGATGGGGAAGAAGTTTCTCACGTTTACTCTCAACAGGGTAAAACCAGGTTTATTGCTTACCCATTTGCTTGTGACATCGCAGTAGTTAAGGTAGATGAGGAGACCGGGTTAATAAAGCCGGTGAAGTTGGTAGTTTACCTAGACCCCGGGACTCCTCTAGACGAGGAGGTTGTTAAGGAACAGGTGATAGGGGGTTCTGCAATAGGCGTTTCCGTAGCTCTTTACGAAAATTACATTTACGAGAACGGTCAACTCCTCACTCTAAGCCTTTCAGACTACGGCTTACCTACAGCTGACCAAATGCCGGAATTTGAGGTTAACCTAGTCCCTACTCCTTCTCCTTATACTCCTTTCGGTGAGAAGGGAATAGGTGAAATCCCGGTAGGAATTGCTGCAGCTGCAGTTACTAGTGCTGTTGAGGATGCAATAAAGAGGAGGATAAATAGAGTGCCGATAAGGTTGGTGGATAAGTAG
- a CDS encoding antitoxin VapB family protein codes for MSETIRVSKEVKRELLRIMEELQIEKGENVDFNDVIEFLLSLYKRKNPENLRKLVGLMPNISAEDLVEEKRN; via the coding sequence ATGTCAGAAACTATTAGGGTATCAAAAGAAGTAAAGAGAGAACTATTGAGAATAATGGAAGAGTTGCAGATAGAGAAAGGAGAAAATGTGGACTTTAACGACGTCATAGAGTTCCTGCTTTCCTTGTATAAGAGGAAAAATCCAGAGAATTTGAGGAAATTGGTAGGACTTATGCCTAACATTTCTGCAGAGGACTTAGTGGAGGAGAAGAGAAATTGA
- a CDS encoding HEPN domain-containing protein, whose amino-acid sequence MSFDSLASSYISQAEERIKLAKIEREDKRYNIVVRLCQEAVELSLKACLRLVGVEPPKFHDVGIVLKDNADKFPQWFKAKIDLFASYSRSLRKERELSMYGDEETNTPPELLYSEYDADQAIKMAEEVLDYAKKLLEGKRS is encoded by the coding sequence TTGAGCTTTGATTCCCTAGCCTCATCTTACATTTCTCAAGCCGAGGAGAGGATTAAATTAGCGAAGATTGAAAGAGAGGATAAGAGGTACAATATCGTCGTAAGGCTTTGTCAAGAAGCAGTAGAGCTTTCCCTCAAAGCTTGCCTTAGGCTTGTAGGAGTAGAACCTCCTAAGTTTCACGATGTCGGAATAGTACTGAAAGATAACGCTGACAAGTTCCCACAGTGGTTTAAAGCTAAGATAGATCTCTTTGCATCATATTCTAGGTCCCTAAGGAAGGAGAGGGAATTGTCAATGTATGGTGATGAGGAAACAAATACTCCTCCAGAACTACTTTATTCAGAGTATGACGCAGATCAAGCTATTAAGATGGCTGAAGAGGTCCTAGATTACGCTAAGAAGTTACTTGAAGGTAAGAGGTCGTAA
- a CDS encoding nucleotidyltransferase domain-containing protein: protein MVKEPYATLLNKMVEIMKEEFKDDLVSVVLFGSVARGDNRNDSDVDLLVVIKNLPKDSMLKRIRLFESKVEDKLEIEKYWKMGYYISLSPILKTPEEAEKLSPLYLDMVYDAVILYDKDNFFGNVLKRLKEKLDQLGAERVWIGKKWYWVLKKDYKYGDVIEL, encoded by the coding sequence GTGGTAAAGGAACCTTACGCTACTCTGCTCAATAAAATGGTTGAGATAATGAAGGAAGAATTTAAGGACGATCTTGTCTCCGTAGTACTCTTTGGTAGTGTAGCGAGGGGAGATAATAGGAACGATAGCGACGTTGATCTCCTAGTAGTTATAAAGAATCTACCTAAGGATAGTATGCTTAAGAGGATAAGGCTCTTTGAGAGCAAAGTTGAGGACAAGCTGGAGATAGAAAAGTACTGGAAGATGGGCTACTATATTTCCCTGTCTCCTATTCTTAAGACTCCCGAGGAGGCTGAGAAGCTCTCTCCACTTTACCTTGACATGGTTTACGATGCTGTAATCCTTTATGATAAAGACAATTTCTTCGGTAATGTGTTAAAGAGGCTTAAGGAGAAGCTTGACCAACTGGGAGCTGAGAGGGTCTGGATAGGTAAGAAGTGGTATTGGGTCCTCAAGAAGGACTATAAGTACGGTGATGTCATTGAGCTTTGA
- a CDS encoding AAA family ATPase, with product MEKVNIQGFRGLNVTVNLKKVNIVVGENGTGKTSFLEALFLSTLFQSDMSENDINTLFLYAMSSGGDSLSAFSSLSDSTVVLDNNTVTFKKKDSYSLEVDINGEKVTEVNKMELLSEPLFSPSVKVYKKVDNGYFPVYISTFFDRSGNLERIFSIAKRKNRKIKTEFEILQDKYGQFKLYYDLLPAYVIGRGILKREMIKFGLKASNLLLIDEIEDSLHPDMIVQVLKEIREGNTQILLTTHVNEVIKMVNKIFDENEALVLYLTREGYKAYKLSEISEFEMPLSWLGYV from the coding sequence ATAGAGAAAGTAAATATCCAAGGATTTAGGGGACTTAACGTTACTGTTAACCTTAAGAAAGTTAACATTGTGGTAGGAGAAAATGGTACCGGGAAAACTTCATTCCTTGAGGCACTGTTTTTATCAACCCTTTTCCAATCGGATATGAGCGAGAACGACATTAATACCTTATTCTTATACGCAATGAGCAGTGGAGGTGACTCACTCTCTGCGTTTTCATCTCTTTCAGATAGTACAGTAGTCCTAGATAACAACACTGTTACTTTTAAGAAAAAAGACTCTTATAGTCTCGAAGTTGACATAAACGGCGAAAAAGTTACTGAAGTGAATAAAATGGAATTGTTATCAGAACCTCTCTTCTCGCCTTCAGTAAAGGTCTATAAGAAGGTCGACAATGGGTATTTTCCCGTTTACATTTCGACGTTCTTTGATAGGAGTGGTAACCTTGAAAGGATTTTTAGTATTGCAAAGAGAAAAAATAGGAAAATTAAAACAGAATTTGAAATATTACAAGACAAATATGGGCAATTTAAACTTTATTATGATTTGTTACCGGCTTACGTCATAGGTAGGGGGATACTTAAGAGGGAGATGATAAAGTTCGGTCTTAAGGCTTCCAATTTATTACTAATAGATGAAATTGAGGATTCCCTGCACCCTGACATGATAGTGCAAGTCCTTAAGGAGATTAGAGAAGGTAATACGCAAATCCTGTTAACTACCCACGTTAACGAAGTAATAAAAATGGTTAATAAAATATTTGACGAGAATGAAGCCCTCGTACTCTACTTAACTAGGGAAGGGTACAAGGCATATAAGCTTTCGGAAATTTCAGAGTTTGAGATGCCATTAAGTTGGCTAGGTTATGTGTAA
- a CDS encoding NUDIX domain-containing protein, whose protein sequence is MQRHPQILSVHLFLLKGDKILLQLRKNTGYRDGCWSVIAGHVEARESASKAMIREAMEEAGIEIRREDISLVHVMHRFENQERVDFFFKCTNWRGEPKIMEPNKAGALEWFEITSLPSNTVPYVRQAIEMMIKGQIYSEYGWS, encoded by the coding sequence ATGCAAAGGCATCCTCAAATCCTTTCTGTTCACCTTTTCCTCCTCAAGGGTGATAAGATACTCCTTCAGTTGAGGAAGAACACTGGTTATAGGGATGGGTGCTGGAGCGTTATAGCAGGCCATGTTGAAGCTAGAGAATCTGCAAGTAAAGCAATGATAAGGGAAGCAATGGAGGAAGCAGGGATAGAAATAAGGAGGGAGGACATTTCATTAGTTCACGTGATGCATCGGTTTGAAAATCAGGAGAGGGTTGACTTCTTCTTTAAGTGCACAAACTGGAGAGGAGAACCTAAAATAATGGAGCCTAATAAAGCAGGAGCTTTGGAGTGGTTTGAGATAACCTCCTTACCTAGCAATACAGTGCCTTACGTTAGGCAAGCGATAGAGATGATGATAAAAGGTCAGATTTATAGCGAATACGGATGGAGCTAG